The window CCAGGTTTGCTTGATATAAAGAGGACATACTCAATTCTGTCTCCTTCATTCCAAACCTGGCGAAAAATTTTCTCCAGACATTAATATTCACATTCCGAATCACTCTTTCCGCTCCTTCAGTTGCCACAATGCTCCATATTCCATTACCCATATACACCGATTCAGTTATAGCACGGTTTTCATCTTCACGATCCATACAGTCTTCTAAAGCGTCAAAGAACGCTCCATAAAAGAAAAGAGCTTCAATAAAACGATCCACAAAGTTGGGTGAGTTAAGATTTGCTGCACCTTCGATTACCACCATAACACGAGGATTTATACTTTTTATCACTTTCATCAGAGTTTCAAGTCGGTCCTGCTGCCCAATCATGCCCCACAAACCATATGATGAGAAAACGGCCAATGCTTCCTCTGGATCCAACTCAAGGAGATCTTCTTTAAAATCCAGCATATCTCCCACCATAGCCACATGGAAAGAGAAAGACAGGTTTATGGATTCAGCAAAACTCTTCAACCAATGACCCGTCTGCTCAATCTTCTCTCTAAAGTTAGTCCCGACAGCAGTTATTTTAAGATGTTTGATCGGACAAGTGGGTTGAGATGCAAGAGCTTGCATTAGAATCGTACAATGCACACCTTGTTTGATCGAGAGATCAATTATATGCACTTTTGTTGCCCCCGCTACAGCATCAACCAAAGCTTGAACCCCAGAAAATTTACCAGCTTGAAAAAAAGGTAACTTTTGATAAACTGAGACCGATGTTGGATTAGGGCTCAACGTTCTCTCTTCAATATAATCTACGTGTTCCTTTCCTGGGCCATGGAATGAGATTCTTCCGGTTTCTTTAGCTATCTTCTCTCGTAAAGCTTTAGAGAAATAGTGCACTAACCTTTGAATAGGGTTTCCAGAACTAGAAGATAACGTATCACACCAATTGAGAAGCTTACTCGAACGTTCAAACTGTTGCTGAGAGACTTTCTGTGCCgaaagtaaaagattttgaatGAGTTCAATATCTTTAGCTTTCTGGTTAGAAAAGACAGAGAATGAAGAGCTATACGGATGGCTAGGCATTGAGATATCATTTATGGAAGATGAACAAGATTGTATGAACTTTTCTCCACCTAAACGAATAACTGCATCAGTTGATAGCTTGTGCCCACTCACTTCATAGCGTACTACATCAGGACTTGTTGTCTTTGTCCTTTTAGGATTTGCATGTGGTTTAACAAGCTCAGAATATTGAGATTCAATATTTGCAAGCTCCTGCATCTGATGTTCATACCGTGGAAATGGAGGGGTGGTGTCCAGAAACAAGGCATCCAAATCATGGAAAGCTTTTAGTGGTTGTTGCTGATCTATTTCATGGTATTCCGATGAAAACGAAAGTCCATGGGTTGCATTAAATTTATTTCCTGTATCATCTTCCTGCCATAACTGAGGCAACTTCCCAAAACTCCCCATTTCCTGATTATCGACATCATTACCAAACCTGTCGAAGGGGATCATTTCATTCAGATTCTCAATGTTGTTCTAATTAGAGCTCTCTTGTTAAAGAGAGAAATCAGAGGTTAAGTTGCGATCCTAAGGATTTACGAAAACCAAGTACACATGAGAAGTTGAAAGAACATAAAAGGCCCTGTTCTTCATGGACATTGATGTTATCATTGTCGATGTGTTCAATGTTGTGACTTAGCACcatgttattttaatttaagaTATTCAGCTTACCAAACATAATTTaatatattcaattctttctttgACTTATTCAAATTACTGAAATTAAATTATAATAAGGTTTAgcaattatattaaaatattgcaCTTGTAAAATTTAGGAGGACCTTATAAAATCCCATTCCAATcttcaaagcatttctttaatgCTTTTACCCAACTTCTTCCAAAGACATGTTTCACCGTGACAAATAGGGTTTTAGGATCTTGATCATACAAACTTACTAAATTTTATATCCATGTTGGGGCCAAATTAGACTTCTGAACAACTTGAACAACCTAATTGTAAACATCATTTCACTTCGCCTTTATTagtaaaacaaaaacataatcatacAACCAATTTTAGATACCCAGATTGAATTGCAACTTATAATCCTTAAAATGgaatgaagaacaagaacaccTATCAAACAAAACCTTGAAATA of the Lactuca sativa cultivar Salinas chromosome 6, Lsat_Salinas_v11, whole genome shotgun sequence genome contains:
- the LOC111890431 gene encoding DELLA protein RGL2 — translated: MGSFGKLPQLWQEDDTGNKFNATHGLSFSSEYHEIDQQQPLKAFHDLDALFLDTTPPFPRYEHQMQELANIESQYSELVKPHANPKRTKTTSPDVVRYEVSGHKLSTDAVIRLGGEKFIQSCSSSINDISMPSHPYSSSFSVFSNQKAKDIELIQNLLLSAQKVSQQQFERSSKLLNWCDTLSSSSGNPIQRLVHYFSKALREKIAKETGRISFHGPGKEHVDYIEERTLSPNPTSVSVYQKLPFFQAGKFSGVQALVDAVAGATKVHIIDLSIKQGVHCTILMQALASQPTCPIKHLKITAVGTNFREKIEQTGHWLKSFAESINLSFSFHVAMVGDMLDFKEDLLELDPEEALAVFSSYGLWGMIGQQDRLETLMKVIKSINPRVMVVIEGAANLNSPNFVDRFIEALFFYGAFFDALEDCMDREDENRAITESVYMGNGIWSIVATEGAERVIRNVNINVWRKFFARFGMKETELSMSSLYQANLVTGIFSCGNSCTFDMDGNCLIIGWKGSPIQCLSVWKFS